The Streptococcus downei MFe28 DNA window ATCATAGGCTTCCTCTTTCTTGCGTTAAAACGCTTTCTTTACTTCATTTTACTATATTTGGAATTTTTTGCAAGGATTTTTAGCGTGCCAATGAAAAAGTTTTTATAATTTTCACTCCTTTTTCACAGAGAATTTGTCGGGCCAACATGAGAGTGGCCCCAGTAGTATAGATGTCATCAACTAGCAAAACTTTATCAGGTATCTTCTCTTCTTCATTGAAAGTAAAAAACTGTTGAGTCGCCAATCGTTCTTCCCTAGTCTTACTAGATTGACTGACTTTATTTTTTTCCTTTATCTTTAAAAGGGGGCAGTAAGCAATTGAGGCATCCTCTAGAAAGCCGGTTACTTGATTGAATTTTCGCTTTTGTAGACTGTCTGCACTCAAGGGGATGGGGACAATGGTGTAACCGGGATAATTTTTCAAGGCAGATTTGACTGCGTCTGAAAAGACTTTCCGCAAGAGATAATCGCCTTGAAACTTATAGCGAGAAAAATAGTCTTTCATCATATCGTTATAAGTAAAAAGGGCACGATGGCAAACTTCCTGTCCTTTATCTTGCCAGTATAGGCAGTCTTGACAGGTTTTCTTAATGCCTGACTTGCAACAAGTCGGGCAATGCGGATTTTTAATTCTTTCAAAACGAGTTTGACACTCCTCACAAATATAAACTTTTTTTGACTGCATCAGGAGAATGGATGAGAAGGTCTCCTTGGGCAAGATTGGCGTATCACACAGCAAACAGTTCATGAGAAGCCCCCTTTCTTATTCATTTCCTTAATATCAAGAAGGGCCCGTCGCATTGAGCGCGTCACTCCTGCATGGTAAAATCGCAAGAGACCTGTCGGACGCTGGCTACTACGCCCAACTCGCCCAGAAATTTGAATGAGGGCTGACTTGGTATATAGCTTATGGTTGGCTTTCAA harbors:
- a CDS encoding ComF family protein — encoded protein: MNCLLCDTPILPKETFSSILLMQSKKVYICEECQTRFERIKNPHCPTCCKSGIKKTCQDCLYWQDKGQEVCHRALFTYNDMMKDYFSRYKFQGDYLLRKVFSDAVKSALKNYPGYTIVPIPLSADSLQKRKFNQVTGFLEDASIAYCPLLKIKEKNKVSQSSKTREERLATQQFFTFNEEEKIPDKVLLVDDIYTTGATLMLARQILCEKGVKIIKTFSLAR